attgtatttactgagcgcttactgtgtgcagagaactgtagtaagtggttgggagagtacaatgcaacaataaacagatacattccctgctgacacctgtccacatgttttgttttgttgtctgtctcccccttctagacggtgagcccgttgttgggtagggaccgtctctatatgttgccgacttgtacttcccaagcgcttagtacggtgctcttcacgcagtcagcgctcaataaacacgattgaatgaatgaatgaatgatcttacagtctggggggggcagacattaatataaataaattacagatatgcacataagtgctgcggggtgggaaGCGGGGATAAATacggggagcaagtcagggtggagcagaagggagtgggagaagcggaaaagagggcttagtcagggaagacctcttggaggagatgtgtcttccacaaggctttgaagcgggaggaGAGTAACTGAAGGACTGTTCCATGTGGGGAGTGTGTGTGAACGCACACATATGCAGTGCGAGTTTACTATATCTCTGAAGTAGGCAGCCGGGAAAGACCGGCACCTCGGTGGTGGAGTGGAGCCTTtttgggtgggggttggggggctgggtcCATTCGGTCCCTTAGAGAAGAAAACTGATCCACCTGGATCCTTTTGATGTCCCAGGAGCCTCAGACTCAGAGAAGCCTGCCCAGAtatctctcccctctgccttcccagacaAGGTATCCAGCAGAGGAAATAATCCTGGAGAGCACAGGGGTATTGACTAACCTCCCCTCTCATCAGCACCTCTCTGGGGCCTCCCCTGCCCGCTCCACCCTGGCCAGGGGTGGCTGCATTTCCAAGCCAGAGCCTGATGTCGGGGGAGGATGGAAAGTTCGGCCTGACTCCGAGAAGTTGGCATTTCCTCCCCGGCCGACtttccttctctgccctctcccgaaaggaatggaggggagagaggagacagagttgAACCCCTGCAAGGACTCATGggcggggctgggagccaggacgcCTGGGTTCAGCTCCCAGtctggcctgggcggggagaaggTGGGCCCCGCCTCCCCGTTGGAGTGTGCtgccgggggctgggggagcgggcgagccgagccgagccgagccgagccgagcgcaGCTCCAAACCGAGCTGCACGCCAGGAGATGGGGCCGCGCTAGGACCGATCGCCCCGTCCCCCCTGCTCCGGGCCCGGTCATGGAGGGCAACAGGAAGGACCCAAACGGTGGGGAGTACGGTAGGTCCCTCCCCCTGAATGGAAAGGGGGCGCCCGGCCGGGAAGTCGGGGTGaagccttccctcccccccccacttcccaaGTTAGATTGGGAACTCGTGGCCCGCCCCCCCGTTCCTCCGCCTTCGGGCCCGTTAGCTTGGGGCCGGGCCGCGCATGCTCCGCCCGGAGCTCCCCGTTATCTCGGCGGCTCAGATGGCAGCCGGCGGAGAGGAGGCGGGGAAGAAGGGGGCCCGACCGCCGGCTGCACCCCTGCCCCGGGGAGATCGGCCCTCCGTCgccgggacgtgggccaggaggggGAAGCAAGCCGGAATGGGGACCCCGGCGTCCCGGGTCAGGGGGCCCCTGGACCTTGGGGTTCAAACCTCAGCCTCTGCTGCAGTCGCTGGGAGGGAGGACGGAAAATGGGGCCGGAAACAATTTGGAAAAGTTCCAGTCTTCGAGATAGGAAGTCCTGTAACaggaccccccgcccccaaccttctccccttttctccagcTTTGTCTGGGGCTCCCCCCCACCCGTGCATGACCCTGGGGGAGGTgaagggcggagccgggagttccTGTAGCCCCCAATATACGtgcgtgtgtgtctctgtgtgtttgtGGGTCCAACTGGGTGTGTGCCTCCTTGGGCATGGGGGTCCGCCCATCTAAATCGGGCCGGGGGGAAGTGGCTCAGGTGGCTGGCTCCCACGAGGCCTGGAAACCGAAAGTACAGCTTCTGCTTTATTTTTAGTTTCCCGGGGTTGTGCTGGGGGCAACTCCTCACTGGCATCTCTGCAGCCCCAGCTTTAGGACCACAGAAGGGTGGGGCGAGGCTTCCAACCAGCTCCCACGGAGCCCCGTGAAGCAGCTAGCAGAGGAGGGGTGGATgcaggagggggaatgggagtgggaagagaaggaaacgGGGGCCTAAAATAGCTTGAGATCAACAAGGCGGTGCAGGCCTGGGTGGGGTCAGGAGTTTACAGACTGGGCCAGATCTTCCTCCACCCCCTATCTTCCATCACCCCCGCCCGCTCTCCAGGGTGGAAACTGCGGTTGAAAGGAGGGTagggcaaggagagggagggagagagaccctggCTCAGACTGCGGCTCGATAGGAATCTCGGACCccgccctcctcccgcccccccccccccacccccaagcttgGCCTCCCAAGCAGGAGACAGAAAAGGCTTCAGCCAAGGAAAGGCACAGAGACAGAGGAGTCTGTGTTACAGACATACTGAGATGGAGGGAGGCACACCGAGTGAGATGCAGTGAGAAATATAAAGACATGTCGattctctaagctccttgtgggcagggaaggtgtctaccaactctgttgtattgtcctctcccaagcactcagtgcagtgctctacgcccagtaaacactcaataaatactattgatttatcgaGTGAAATGCAGATGTatgtcagtgcttactatgtacagaccaccgtactaaactcttgggagagtacaatatagtgggcagacacgttccctgtcctgaAGGATCTTGctctctagctggggagacagacaggagcaGTGACAGAGTATAAagactgtacctaagtgctgtggaggtggggtgagaatTTAAGTGCTAAGGGGGTAGggactcaaatgcataggtgatacagtcgGGGCAAAAATtagagtggagagatgagagattagtcagggaagacttcctggtgatgtgtttttagtaaggctttgacgcTGGGGGAaaatggtggcctgtcagatacgaGAGGGAGTTTTagagaagggaggatgtgggaaacggGTTGACAGCGAGAGATGAGAGCCAGGCACaattagtaggttggcattagaggagtgaagtttgtgggttgacttgtagtgggaaaggagtgggagggcaggtaggaggaagaacgctGGTTGCGTGCCCTAAAACTGATGGTTTGGTGTTTCTGTGTGATGTGACCATAGATGGGCAACAATTGAAGacttttggggagtggggagatgtgtgcagatcTATTTTTTAGAAGAATTATCCTGGTTAGCAGTGTGAAATATaggctggagagggaagggatttggggcagggaccgacaaactgagggggagagagagagagatcccgaGTGAGATGCAGAGACAGCAGCCGGCAAGACCCGGATCACACCGAGTGAGATGCAGAGAGACATCAGAGATAGCGAAGAGACAGGCAGAGGAGCCGAGCAAAACaggggaggggttgggagggCTAGCTCTCTCGGATGCTGTGCGTTCCagtctgcctcggtttccccttccTGTCGACCCTCCTCAGCCGTCGGTGTACCGGACGGACCCACCCGCCGAAGCCACGTGCGGAATGGTAACCTGATCAATCAGAGCGGGGCCAATCGGGGAGAACCAGAGAGAGCCTCATCCCTCGGGACCACCTTTTGGGCCCCGGGAGCTAATTACTAATGGCAACCAATGGCAGGCGCGTGTGACGTCACCGTCGGCCAATCGGGTCACCGCAGTCCCCCCCCAGCTGCCTCGTGATTGGTTGAGACCAGCTATGCAGCAACAAATCCCCCGGCCTCGCCAGACCCTGCTTTCTGAGCCATGCTTATACTACGACCCAATGCTCCTGCTCagtctccttcccttgcccaaaATGCCAGTACGAGTATGAGATGAGCAAGGAGGGAGGACTTGGAAGGCCCTCACTGCTCAGGGGTGCTGTGGAGGCCTCGGAGCCGGAGGGTTCTGGGCTGGGCCCCGGGAGAGGTCTGGTGGTAGTACCTGGCGTCACGGGGTTTGAGAAGGGGCAGGCAGGGTCCGAGAGGACTTCCCTCAAATGTCGACTTGGGGGCTGGGAACTcccacctcttttcctccccgCCGCCTCTGACAGCTCTCCTTGGAGCAGATCCGGGAGAAAGTTCCCGTCTACAGCTCCTGCTGCAGCCTGCCACCTCCACTTTAGTGCCAGCTCTGTGGAGGCCAAGGGGGccgtgcctcctcctcccccaaccaatTTCCATCTGAGCCGGCCAAGCCGTTGTTTTCCCCACAGCTGCCTGGGCTAGACTTCCAACTTTCCTCACCACAGGGCTAGACAAGGCCCATAAAGCTCTGAGGGTGCTGTAAAAGCCTGTTTGCTCCCtgcatcctttccttccctcaaaaTTAAAAAATGGTGCCTCCCGAGAAACACCCACCGAGCCTGAGTCCCACCCAGCAGTGGGGCCTCGAGGAAAgatcccagggttgggagtcaggagacctgggttctaatccggctctgacacttgcctgctgtgtgacactgggcaaatccctccacttctccgggcttcggtttcctcctctgtaaaaatgggaatgagatgagaagcagcttggcctagtggaaaatgcattaTCCCTACCTGGTGgagagcggggagggaggaggatggggagggagggaaatgcaTCTTCCCTCCAACCAGTCCCAAGAGCAAGATAGAAATCAGGACTGCACTCAGCACTAGGGGAGAAGGAATGCTAAAAAGGGTTGTCAAAGGATTGCAATTGCATAATCAACAGCTTCTAAGTAGACTGACTGTCAGTGTAGGGGGAGAtgactgaggggaagggggggggatgaggcAGGCACCTCAAAGTGCTTGCTTGGGTCAGCATGAGGAGTTGCATGTAGTTGGACAGTAGGAAGGGTCAAAGTCCGGCTCCCGCTACCTTCCCTTTTGTGACTTTAAGAGACTGGGAGTGTACACTGTTGACATTCACTAAGGCTCCAGCATCCACACCAGGCAAGAGGCTAGCAGTGGCCCTTCtctcccccgcccttcccccgACCACCATCGTGCTTCCTCCAAAACCACCCTGGGCGCTGTAGAGGGAGCAAATCTGGAGTGGAGTGGGGTGCTCGCTAGATAGATCTTGCAGGGGGGACTGCCACTCAAAGGCTGGACACCTTGTTCAGGGGTTCTGAACTGGCAAGAAGGTCCCGGGGAAGGATGGAGGTAGAGGGTGGCGGGGGTATGATGGTCAACAGGGTCTATTATTCCCCCCCCCATCCTCACCAGCTCTGACCTCCCCCAGTGctggactgtgaactcccatTGCCCCACTGAACTCAGTGGTTCACTGGCCcacatctccccccacccaaggAGCTCCTCTTCCCCACGGTAGTCAGAccaacccagctctgccccttttccaCTGGCAGGACCTTCCCTGGGCGGCCCCCGGGGCAGACGAGGCCTTCCAGTTTCCAGTGCAGAAAGGGAGAAGCGACGTTCctgcccccgtcccccctcccatccttgtCCCCCTTCTGGCCCCAGCTTCCTTCTACCCCGGGGGCTCAGCGAGTGGCAGGGACAGGTGCACGGTTCATCCCGGGCCTCTTCCCCCGCCTTCCGCACAGCGGCCGTCCCAGTGGCTCGGAGCCAGGGCGGCGCCGGCCTTGCTAAGGCACAGCGGTggcgggagaggaagggagggggggcgaGACTGGTCTGACCGGTTTGGGCCAAGGCAGGAGATTCGGGGGACCCCATTGGGCTCCTGGTGCCCAGCTGACagccggggaggggaagggagacgcCAGTCCAGTGGAAAGGTCAAAGGACTGGAGCCAGTGCGAGAGAATGGCGGGCGATGGCGAGGAGCTGTACTACGGCAAGCATGGTAGGGAGTGGCCCTGACtcgacccctccctcctccagggctCCGCAGCCGGCAGCCCTCCTGCGGAGGGGTGAGGAGAGATTAGGGCCAGAGCTGGAGCTCTATGGCCCTCAAGGGGAGGgggtccccgccccccagcctccaGTCCGACCCCTGGCTCAGGTTGCCCTCCCCAGACCCTTCACCTACTCTCTTTTCCTAGGGTCCGGCCCGGCTGCGTCTCTGTGTGCCGGGCCcgctcttcccctctgcctggcaCCGCAGAAtggcggggtggggtggagttTGCAGGGGGGCAGAAAGCCCCAGCAGACCTCTCCCTCATCACCGTGGTGCTCTTGGGTTTGTCTCGCAGGAATTCCACAGAAGTACGATCCCACCTTCAAGGGCCCTATCAACAAGAGGTAAAAATGAGGAGGGGGcaccatgtcctcctcctccttctcctcccccacgcatcccacttccctctttcacccctccttccccatcaacCCCCAAATATGGGGTTCTTGCCTTCCCTCTGATCCGCTCCTCCGGCGGCTGAGATGCTTCAGGCAAGGTCGGGGGGCACCCCAGCCTGACCCCGCTCCCCTCCGCCCCGCCTCCCTCCTGCCAGAGGCTGCACCGATGTGATCTGCTGCATCACCCTGCTCCTGGCCATCGTTGGCTACGTGGTCGTCGGCATCGTCGGTGAGTTGGGGGGGCCGTGGTCCCTGGGATggcgggggagagaagggaagagaaggttcAGGGATGGGGGTCTCAGCGATCAGTCCGGCTTCTCCACAGCGTGGACTCACGGTGATCCCCGCAAGGTGATCTACCCCACGGACAGCCGGGGCCAGTTCTGTGGCCAGAAAGGCACGGTCAATGAGTAAGTGTgatccttcttttcccctttccctccctctcatcccattCTTCACACTCCAGCCCATCCTGCCTCCCCCTACCTTCAGAGATagtggggctgggcaggagggGCTTGGCGAGTCTGTTCtggacccctgccccctcccagctctgAGCCTGGTATGTggatctccccccccaccccccgccccctcgccAGGAACAAGACCTTCCTGTTCTACTTCAATATCATGAAATGTGCCAGCCCACTGGTTCTGCTAGAGTTTCAGTGCCCAACCACGCAGGTAAATGCACCGTTGCCACCAGGTAGGGTCTATCCCACATTAACTTCCCCCTTCGCCCATTCCTGTCCCATGTAACCCCTCCTCTACGGAAACCTCCCCCTCCCCGAAAACCCAGGGCCTTGTCTTCCCTGAAAAGGGGATTCTCCCTTGCCCCTAAatagagtggggggggggagagccatAATATCCCCAGATAGGAACTGTGCCCattgtgtatgagagagagagagagacagagagagacccggCTGGGCTGAAGAGTTTCTTTTCCCCCAGATCTGCGTGCAGAGCTGTCCGTCCCGCTACCTCACCTACATGCAGGCCCAGAGCAATCCAGAGGAGCTGAAATATTACTCGCAGTTCTGCCAGCCGGGCTTCGACTGGCATCAGGGCAAGGTGAGAGGGTAGCGGGCCAGCTGggggttctcaatcaatcactcaatcaatcatatttattgaacacctactgtgttcagagtattgacctacgtgcttgggaaagtgcggtagaattagaagacaccgTACCTGCTCTCAAGGCTCTTACATTctagcggaggagacagacactcacATTACTGatagaggaagtaatagagtagatgagatatgttcttaagtgctACCCGGCGGGGGCGGCTGTGGATGacttaagtgcttaagtagtgcggcggtgccaggcactatactatgcgctggggtagatacaagctaattgggttggacatagtccctgtcctacatagggttcacagtcttaatccccattttacaggtgagggaattgaggcatagagaagttaagtaacttgcccaaggtcacatagacaagtggccaagctgggcttagaaccctctgggagtttacagtctagtcgagggaacaggtattaaaaataaattacaggtaggagaaacacCAGAGCATAAGAATccatacttaagtgttgtggggatggaggcggggaaaatatcaaagtgcttaaggggttcagacCCAAGTTGagaagcgatgcagaagggagagagcgaATAGCGTGGGGAAATGAGATCAGtgctggctggatcatttttctaaaaaaaaggttaattccatgtctccccactcctcaagaacctccagtggttctccatccaccttcaaatcaaacagaaactccttgcagtctgctttaaagcactcaatcaccttgccccctcctaccttacctcactgctctctactacagtccagcccacacacttccctcctctaatgccaacttattcacacTACCTCGAGCGCGTCTATCTcctcaccgacctctcgcccacatcctgcctctggtctggaatccctcccccttcatatctaacagatgatcactctccccgccttcaaagtcttattaaaatcacgtctcttccaaaggctttccccaactagccctcatttcccccactccctctcccttctgtcgccTTTGCGCTTGGCTttgtatcttttattcacccccaccactcagccccatagcacttatgtacataatcgtaatttacttaaatgtctgtcttcccctctggactgtaagctccttgggggcagggaatgtgtttaccaactctgtgatactgtgtTCTTCcaggggcttaatatagtgctctgtacacaggtaaatacgatcgactgattgactgacatctaTTTGGAAAAGTcctagaggcagaaggaaatgctagatagcagggaaggagagaggggagggctaGTGaaatagatttggaagtcatcttcagagaagcaacatggcatagcagattgagtccaggcctgggagccagaaggtcctgggttctgatcccagccctgccacttgtctgctcggtgaccctgggcaagtcacttctctgggcctcaggtacctcatctgtaaaatggggatggagactgtgagccctatgtgggacatagactgtgtccatgaTTAGCCCCATGTCCCATGCCCAGCGCTTCGTGCGGTGCCTGGGTACAaaatcagtgtttaacaaataccatagaaaaaacagAGTTTCAAAAGAAAGAAGTGTCCAtcatgttgaaggcagctgagaaactgagaaggattaggatgagaACGAGATCATTGGTCACCCTGGAGAGGGTGGTCTCAACGGAGtgagggagggaactggggcagagCAAGTGGAAGCAGCCGGTGTAGACAACCTatacaaggagtttggacaggaatgggaagaggaagaCGGGGGTGATAGCCGGATGGTGCAGTGGGGTCCTGAGAAGGATTTTTTAGGACTTGGGTGAAGGCTGAAGCTGTAAGAGAACAAGCTGTTGAAGATggctgaaggggagggaagaagaggaggcacgAGGGTCTTTACAAAGTGAAACGGGAAGGGgtcggaggcacaggtggagggtgggggggggattctCAAATCGGGTGGAAGAGCTTTTAAGCGATAGCCGAGGAGGACGAGAGAGTGGatgtaggggtgggagggagctggggaggtgaggaggagatcTTGGGGAACTCATGCCAAGTTGAGTTGTCAACGAAGTGGTTGGTATGGTCAGTAGGGGCGGGGACGCTGAGAGAATCATCTCAGTGGGGTCTGGAATAGTTGGTGGGGGCAATGGGCATAAAGAGCtgatgagggaagagaagtaaTGGCGCTGAGTGGAAGGGAAGGCAGAGTTAGAGCAGGTGAGGGTGCATTTGAAGTTGCCCAGGTCggcctggtgcctggatttctgccaacagccTGTGAGGGCCTGCctgtgagagagaggaggaggaggagaagagtaaGGTTCAGACCGAACCGGGCTAAGACCTGGAgctgctggagtggggagaggttgaGCAGCAGCCCAACAggtgcccctctctctcccttcccctcgtcttttttctccccttctctattccccccccccattccccccttccccttttccctttactcttctccccttctcctcttttccctccccacctaccccgccccatcctccctcccaacagaGCTTCGTGGAGGTGCTGCGTGATGGAGACTGCCCAGCCATGCTTACGCCCAGCAAACCCCGTGAGTTTGGGGCAATTGGGTCCAGATAACGCCTGGGCCTCCGGCTGTATCTGCCTGGGGAaggagaaatacgattgaatgaatgagtggtctcTGATCTGACCAGAGTGGTAGCTGCGCTCTTGGGGGGCGTATGgctgaggggggtggaggggagtgaggaggggCCCTGGTTCCCTTGACTACTGATCTATTGCCCCCCTCAACCAGTGGTCCGCCGCTGCCTGCCGGCCATCCGGGCCCACAAAGGGGTGCTCTTGGTGGGGAACGAGACCACATTCGATGATGGGCGGGGCCAGCGGCGCAATGTCACAGACCTGGTGGAGGGAGCCAAGTgagtgggggaggcggggggagagggagggtaataggaaggggagaagaggccaggctcccagttctcccctccccaccgtcccattttctgtctgacatggggcatCCAGCCCTTCCCTTGGCGGGGTGGGGATCTGGGTCTGGAACCctgtttccctttctcctccctgggaCAGTGaaccttctttccttcccagcTCCTGACCCCTCCCtgattggggggagggagggggggacagTGCTgaggccctccttctccccccacccccaggaaggCTAACGTGGTGCTGGAAGCCCGGCAACTGGCCATGCGTATCTTTGAGGATTACACGGTGTCCTGGTACTGGATCCTTATGTGAGTTTGAGGTCCTTGGGGTACCAGGGTCTGGCTCTTTGTCTCcacacccccccacctcaccctttctcccctcttctcccctcccctctagcGGCCTGGTCATTGCCATGGTGATGAGTTTCATCTTCATCGTTCTCCTCCGCTTCCTGGCTGGTATCATGGTCTGGATCATGATCGTCCTGGTCATCCTGGTGCTGGCCTATGGTGCGGGTCCTCACCCCTCCCTTCCTGGCCCCCCAGACTCCTTCCTGGGACCCTGccccccccttcatccccaaCCCCTTCTCTTCCCCGGATCTTTCGGGTCCCTCCACTCCGGACCGACCATACCCTGCCCCCACTGTCTCTTGCCCCCATCCCTGGGGTACTGACTAGTGTTCAGTCGGCGGGGCAGAGGGCTTTGGGTTCCCCGTGACCCTcctgccttccccccacccaggaATCTTTCACTGCTACATGGAATACGCACGTCTGCGGGGTGAGGCTGGGGCGGACGTATCCCTCAGTGACCTTGGCTTCCAGACCGACCTGCGTGTCTACCTGCACCTGCGGCAGACCTGGATGGCTTTCAGTGAGTGATCTTGACATGTGTgacttatttatggtatttattaagcgcttactctatttcaagcgctgttctaggcgctggggtagatacaagtttatcagattggacacagtccctgtcccccgtggtgttcacagtctcagtaggagggaggaggatttaatccccgttttacagatatgaggtaactgaggcacggagaagtaaagtgacttgcccgaggtcacacagcaaggaattgtcggagcttggattagaacccagggcctccaactcccaggccccggctctttccactaggccacgctacttctgcccCCAATCTACACATCCGACTCCGTGACCTACAAGGCTTCTGACTCCTGATCCGCCCAGGACCTGGTTCTGGAGATGGAAGGGGGCGCGGGGGTCCGTGGGAaatggcggggcggggagggaatctCAGCTCTCTGTCGTCTCTCAACCGTGTCAGTGATCATCTTGTGCTGTGTTGAGTTTCTGATCATCCTGCTGCTCATCTTTCTGCGCAAGCGTATCCTGGTGGCCGTGGCACTTATCAAGGAGGCCAGCCGGTGAGGggccccgggggaggagggaggcggttGGCAgctgggaggggagtgagggacTCCGGGgagcggttttaatccccactcctctGTGTCGTCATCCCCCCCAAACTGCAGGGCTGTGGGCTACGTCATGTGttccctgctctaccccctcgGAACCTTCTTCCTGCTCTGCCTCTGCATAGCCTACTGGGCCAGCACCGCCgtgtatccaacctgcttcaaCCCGGCCCCCTCTGGACCCCAAAGAGGCCACCCAACCCGCGGTCTCCACTTAGTGCCTGTGGAGAGGTTGAGGGGGCAGGTGGATGAGAGGATTTGGCCGCgggcggccccctccccatccttccccgacCCCGCAGTCAGTCAACCATTCAGCGGTGTTtgctgagcgcctgctgggtgcggAGGACAGTAcgaaacagtagagttggtagaaacgttccccgcttagtcaggaaaggcctcttggaggagatgtgatttgaacaaggctttgaaggtggggggagtggtgttctgtcagatgtgaagggggagggaattccgggcctgaggctggacatgggtgaggggtcggtggcgagacggaggagatcaaggtacatcgAGTAGGTTGATGTAGATGGGTGAAGTGAGagtgctggattgtagtaggaaccCATTCCCCCTTAACGCCCAACCCCCAGCTTCCTGTCCACGTCCAACGAGGCCGTCTACAAAGTCTTCAATGACTCAGCCTGTGACTTAGCTGGACAAACGTGTGACCCCAAGGTGAGAGATTGGAGGGGACGGGTAGCCCCGGGCGGGGGCCCCCAAAAACAATAGACTCCCTTACCCCCTACTGACCACACTCCCCTCCGTCCCCGCTGATCATCCAACTCCCCCGCTGACCCCCGCCCGCCTTCACCCGCTGACCATGTGGTCCCCTCTCAGAACTTCACAACCAACGTGAGCCAGCAGTGCCGGGATGCCCGCTGCCAGTTCGCCTTCTATGGAGGGGAGACAAGCTACCACCGGGTGCTCCTGGGGCTGCAACTGTACAATGCCTTTATGTTCTTCTGGTTGGCCAACTTCACCCTGGCCCTGGGCCAGGTCACGCTGGCCGGCGCCTTCGCCTCCTACTACTGGGCCCTCCGCAAGCCAGATGACCTGCCTGCCTTCCCACTCTTCTCAGCCTTTGGCCGTGCCCTCAGGTCTACCCCAGGGGACTGGgatggcagggggcgggggggcttagGAGGaactggaggatgggaggggtctggtagggggcgggggcggggaagaggtGGTCAGGGGTTTCCTGGGGGAGGGG
This sequence is a window from Tachyglossus aculeatus isolate mTacAcu1 chromosome X2, mTacAcu1.pri, whole genome shotgun sequence. Protein-coding genes within it:
- the SLC44A2 gene encoding choline transporter-like protein 2 isoform X4 yields the protein MAGDGEELYYGKHGIPQKYDPTFKGPINKRGCTDVICCITLLLAIVGYVVVGIVAWTHGDPRKVIYPTDSRGQFCGQKGTVNENKTFLFYFNIMKCASPLVLLEFQCPTTQICVQSCPSRYLTYMQAQSNPEELKYYSQFCQPGFDWHQGKSFVEVLRDGDCPAMLTPSKPLVRRCLPAIRAHKGVLLVGNETTFDDGRGQRRNVTDLVEGAKKANVVLEARQLAMRIFEDYTVSWYWILIGLVIAMVMSFIFIVLLRFLAGIMVWIMIVLVILVLAYGIFHCYMEYARLRGEAGADVSLSDLGFQTDLRVYLHLRQTWMAFMIILCCVEFLIILLLIFLRKRILVAVALIKEASRAVGYVMCSLLYPLGTFFLLCLCIAYWASTAVFLSTSNEAVYKVFNDSACDLAGQTCDPKNFTTNVSQQCRDARCQFAFYGGETSYHRVLLGLQLYNAFMFFWLANFTLALGQVTLAGAFASYYWALRKPDDLPAFPLFSAFGRALRYHTGSLAFGSLILAIVQLIRVILEYLDHRLKAAENRFAKFLLTCLKCCFWCLEKFIKFLNRNAYIMIAIYGTNFCTSAKNAFFLLMRNIIRVAVLDKVIDFLLLLGKLLVVGSVGILAFFFFTHRIRIVQDTAPPLNYYWVPILTVIVGSYLIAHGFFSVYGMCVDTLFLCFLEDLERNDGSTEKPYFMSSNLKKLLKKSNKSAEL